The Coprobacter tertius genome includes a region encoding these proteins:
- the pdxB gene encoding 4-phosphoerythronate dehydrogenase PdxB translates to MTRIIIDNKIPYIKGILEPYAEVEYIAPEKIDRNAVKDADILIIRTRTHCNAELLEGSKCKFIGTATIGYDHIDTAYCSANGILWKNAPGCNAPSVGQYILASLLLLQERYGILLREKTIGIVGVGHVGTIIEKYCRLIGMNVLRNDPPRARKESAEDFVSLEEIAEKSDIITFHTPLIKEGDDKTYHLCNNKFLNRLCKKPIIINSSRGEIIDNTALLDASRKGLVSEYILDCWENEPHISRELLERAFIATPHIAGYSADGKSNATRQMVNAVSGWIKKKICSSNIIPPSPLFDNITIPEGADALTASVLATYDPRQDMASLLAHPEDFEKLRGNYGLRREFGAYTLNNCPPEIVPILQELGFNIQ, encoded by the coding sequence ATGACGCGGATAATAATTGATAACAAAATACCTTATATAAAAGGAATCTTAGAACCGTATGCCGAGGTAGAATACATCGCACCCGAAAAAATAGACCGGAATGCCGTAAAAGATGCCGATATACTCATTATACGCACTCGTACTCATTGCAACGCCGAACTTCTCGAGGGCAGCAAATGTAAATTTATAGGAACAGCAACTATCGGCTATGACCACATAGATACGGCATACTGCAGTGCAAATGGTATCCTATGGAAAAATGCTCCGGGGTGCAACGCTCCATCGGTAGGTCAATATATTTTGGCTTCTCTTCTTTTACTTCAGGAACGATACGGGATCCTACTTAGGGAAAAAACAATCGGAATCGTAGGAGTAGGACATGTAGGAACAATCATTGAAAAATACTGTCGTCTTATCGGAATGAACGTTCTGCGTAACGATCCGCCGCGAGCCCGAAAAGAATCGGCCGAAGATTTCGTTTCACTGGAAGAAATTGCCGAAAAAAGCGACATTATAACCTTTCACACTCCTTTAATTAAAGAAGGTGATGACAAAACATATCATTTATGCAACAATAAATTCCTGAATCGCTTATGTAAAAAACCGATCATTATTAATTCGTCACGTGGAGAAATAATCGACAATACGGCCTTATTGGACGCCAGCCGAAAAGGTCTGGTTTCAGAATACATTCTCGATTGTTGGGAAAACGAACCTCATATTAGCCGAGAATTATTAGAAAGAGCTTTCATCGCTACCCCACATATAGCCGGTTACTCTGCCGACGGGAAATCAAATGCTACCCGGCAAATGGTTAACGCTGTATCGGGATGGATAAAAAAGAAAATATGCAGTTCAAATATTATCCCTCCATCACCTCTTTTCGATAATATAACAATTCCGGAAGGAGCCGATGCCTTAACCGCTTCGGTACTTGCGACCTACGATCCACGTCAAGACATGGCTTCATTATTGGCCCACCCTGAAGATTTTGAAAAATTGCGAGGGAATTACGGCTTACGCCGTGAGTTCGGGGCATATACCCTTAATAACTGTCCACCTGAAATCGTTCCTATATTACAAGAACTCGGGTTCAATATACAGTAA
- a CDS encoding glycosyltransferase family 9 protein, translated as MRQKKNKRVENESHSGKRILIIRLSALGDIAMSLPVVYSMCRSYPDVEFTMLTSEAGSRLFLSPPGNLTVIVAEVHGRHAGVKGIYRLFRELNAPRYDGVVDLHDVLRTKWLRLLFLSSGIPTAHIDKGRPEKKRLTARRHKIKKQLKTSFSRYADVFGRFGFVLPVSFIPFTKEQLPLIPDFVKYFTDNKIGIGIAPFAQHIGKIYPEDKMKDVIRLLSQSGEYRIFLFGGGEKESAVLNEWACEYPDVVSLAGKKYGLENEMALMSRLIAVISMDSANMHLASLVGTPVISVWGATHRYAGFLGWGQKIENVVDVDLSCRPCSIYGNKSCWRKDYACLYRINSRRIIDCVEKIVLHVTEKGK; from the coding sequence ATGCGACAGAAAAAAAATAAACGGGTGGAAAACGAATCACATTCGGGAAAGAGGATATTGATAATCCGGTTATCGGCATTAGGGGATATTGCCATGTCGTTACCGGTTGTATATTCTATGTGTCGTTCTTATCCTGACGTAGAATTTACCATGTTAACTTCTGAAGCCGGTAGCCGGTTGTTTTTATCGCCACCGGGTAATCTTACGGTGATTGTAGCTGAAGTGCATGGTAGACATGCCGGTGTAAAAGGTATTTATCGGTTATTTCGAGAATTGAATGCACCTCGGTATGATGGAGTTGTCGATTTGCATGACGTTTTACGAACTAAATGGTTACGTTTATTATTTCTTTCGTCGGGTATTCCTACGGCTCATATCGATAAAGGGCGACCTGAAAAAAAAAGATTGACGGCCCGAAGACATAAAATAAAAAAGCAGTTGAAAACGTCTTTTTCAAGGTATGCCGATGTATTTGGCCGCTTTGGATTTGTGTTACCGGTTTCTTTTATTCCTTTTACTAAGGAACAGTTACCGTTGATTCCCGATTTTGTAAAATATTTTACCGATAATAAAATCGGTATAGGAATTGCTCCTTTTGCTCAACATATCGGTAAAATATATCCCGAAGATAAGATGAAGGATGTTATCAGGTTATTGAGCCAATCGGGAGAGTATCGTATATTTCTTTTCGGTGGAGGAGAAAAAGAATCTGCTGTATTAAATGAATGGGCATGCGAATATCCTGATGTCGTTTCGTTGGCAGGCAAAAAATATGGTCTGGAAAATGAAATGGCTTTAATGTCACGTCTTATAGCTGTTATTTCGATGGATTCGGCTAATATGCATCTGGCTTCATTGGTCGGAACTCCCGTAATTTCAGTATGGGGTGCGACTCATCGTTATGCCGGTTTTCTGGGGTGGGGACAGAAGATAGAGAATGTGGTAGATGTAGATCTGTCATGTCGTCCCTGCTCGATTTATGGAAACAAATCTTGTTGGAGAAAGGATTATGCTTGTTTGTATCGGATTAACTCCAGACGCATAATCGATTGTGTCGAAAAAATCGTCTTGCATGTAACCGAAAAGGGTAAATAA
- a CDS encoding lipopolysaccharide kinase InaA family protein has product MKVVINPVYKNELSQFVMRLPKIFDKEGEMVYQARNTLKRFTYDGFDLTVKRYKIPIFINRVAYTFFRSSKACRAYEYALILLSKGIKTPDPVAYIEIKRNGLFYEAYFISMTEPYAHLMREFYFGIEGREEILDAFAAFTVKVHESGVLHLDYSPGNIMFDVFEGEIRFSLLDLNRMKFGKLSKKECLRNFERLTPNEAVMTRIVSRYARLRGWNVEQSVREALAYEKTFDRLQIIKNDRKNKMKKKA; this is encoded by the coding sequence ATGAAGGTAGTTATTAATCCCGTTTACAAAAATGAATTGTCGCAGTTCGTTATGCGTCTTCCCAAAATTTTCGATAAGGAAGGTGAAATGGTATATCAGGCGCGAAATACATTGAAACGGTTTACATATGATGGTTTCGATCTTACGGTAAAACGGTATAAAATACCGATATTTATCAACCGTGTAGCCTATACTTTTTTTAGGTCGTCGAAGGCTTGTCGAGCTTATGAGTATGCCCTTATTTTATTGAGTAAGGGGATAAAAACTCCTGATCCGGTCGCTTATATCGAGATAAAACGAAACGGTTTATTTTACGAAGCATATTTTATTTCGATGACCGAACCGTATGCTCATTTGATGAGAGAGTTCTATTTCGGTATCGAGGGGCGGGAAGAAATATTGGATGCTTTTGCCGCATTTACTGTAAAAGTGCATGAGTCGGGAGTATTGCACCTCGACTATTCGCCAGGGAATATTATGTTCGATGTATTCGAGGGGGAGATTCGGTTTAGTCTTCTCGATTTAAATAGGATGAAATTCGGGAAATTATCTAAAAAGGAATGTTTGCGTAATTTCGAACGTCTAACTCCCAATGAAGCGGTGATGACCCGTATTGTTTCACGTTATGCCAGATTGAGGGGATGGAATGTGGAACAGTCGGTTCGAGAGGCATTGGCTTATGAGAAAACGTTTGACCGGTTGCAAATAATTAAAAATGACCGTAAAAATAAAATGAAGAAAAAAGCATAA
- the rnc gene encoding ribonuclease III produces the protein MFKTIYHKIRLFKLRHKEPYCNFYKILGFYPQNIDVYEQACLHRSSSIRTEKGQWINNERLEFLGDAVLDAIVADIVFNEFESKKEGFLTNTRSKIVQREMLNQIALKIGLDKLIIASTHTSSHNNYIYGNAFEAFIGAIYIDRGYEVCKKFIQEKVIKPYINLNQVAKKEVNFKSKLIEWCQKNKVDITFTLIESFTDHDNNPIFQFQVIIGGISGGIGIGYTKKESQQNAAQMALKKIKSDKDFLQAILDSQTAKDKEEKEIDTGDTEEQISTEKEIQIENTMEKEYIPN, from the coding sequence GTGTTCAAAACGATTTATCATAAGATAAGGCTCTTTAAGCTTCGGCATAAAGAGCCTTATTGTAATTTTTATAAGATATTAGGATTTTATCCCCAGAATATCGACGTTTACGAACAGGCTTGCCTGCATCGATCGTCATCGATTCGTACAGAAAAAGGCCAATGGATTAATAACGAACGCCTTGAATTTTTAGGGGATGCCGTACTCGACGCTATAGTAGCAGATATTGTATTTAACGAATTCGAATCGAAAAAGGAAGGATTCCTGACTAATACCCGCTCAAAAATCGTGCAGAGGGAAATGTTGAATCAGATCGCCCTGAAAATCGGACTCGATAAACTCATTATTGCTTCTACCCATACCAGCTCTCATAACAATTACATTTACGGAAATGCGTTCGAAGCATTTATCGGGGCTATTTATATCGATAGAGGGTATGAAGTCTGTAAAAAATTCATACAAGAAAAAGTTATAAAACCCTATATTAACCTGAATCAGGTCGCAAAAAAAGAGGTCAATTTTAAATCGAAACTGATTGAATGGTGCCAAAAAAATAAAGTAGATATAACTTTTACTCTGATCGAATCTTTTACCGATCATGATAATAATCCTATTTTCCAGTTTCAAGTGATTATAGGAGGGATATCAGGAGGAATAGGAATAGGCTATACCAAAAAAGAATCGCAGCAAAATGCGGCTCAAATGGCATTGAAAAAAATAAAATCGGATAAAGATTTTTTACAGGCGATTCTCGATTCACAAACTGCTAAAGATAAAGAAGAAAAAGAAATAGATACAGGAGATACAGAAGAACAAATATCGACCGAAAAAGAAATACAGATTGAAAATACCATGGAAAAAGAATATATCCCCAACTAA
- a CDS encoding acyl carrier protein, with the protein MSEIASRVKQIIVDKLAVEESEVTPEASFTNDLGADSLDTVELIMDFEKEFGVNIPDDQTEKIATVGDAIAYIEANVKK; encoded by the coding sequence ATGTCTGAAATTGCATCAAGAGTAAAACAGATTATTGTCGATAAATTAGCTGTAGAAGAATCAGAAGTTACCCCGGAAGCTAGCTTCACCAACGATCTAGGAGCAGATTCACTCGACACAGTCGAACTGATCATGGATTTCGAAAAAGAATTCGGAGTAAATATCCCTGACGATCAGACTGAGAAAATCGCTACAGTAGGCGACGCTATAGCTTATATTGAAGCTAACGTGAAGAAGTAA
- a CDS encoding DUF4254 domain-containing protein: MTDFSEKSNRIFWNATQHYHTMDDVDAEMNNPFEEKTIEYYLFLKNWIDAVQWHLEDIIRDPDIDPVKALQIKRRIDKSNQDRTDLVELIDGYFLDKYKDVKPLPEATINTESPAWAIDRLSILALKIYHMQQEVERHDASPEHVEKCRAKLRVLLEQRVDLSIAIEQLLADIESGRKYMKVYKQMKMYNDPALNPVLYATEKK; encoded by the coding sequence ATGACAGATTTTAGCGAAAAAAGCAACCGTATATTCTGGAATGCAACACAGCATTATCATACGATGGATGATGTAGATGCTGAAATGAATAATCCTTTCGAAGAAAAGACGATAGAATATTATTTATTTCTTAAAAACTGGATCGATGCGGTACAGTGGCATCTTGAAGACATTATACGTGACCCCGATATAGATCCCGTAAAGGCATTGCAGATAAAACGTCGTATCGATAAGTCGAATCAGGATCGTACCGATCTCGTAGAATTGATTGACGGTTATTTTCTCGATAAATATAAAGATGTAAAACCATTACCCGAAGCAACGATAAATACCGAAAGTCCTGCATGGGCGATCGATCGTTTATCGATATTGGCTTTAAAAATTTATCATATGCAGCAGGAAGTCGAGCGTCACGACGCTTCTCCCGAACATGTCGAAAAATGCCGTGCAAAATTAAGGGTTCTTCTTGAACAAAGAGTCGATCTTTCGATTGCGATCGAGCAGTTGCTGGCTGATATCGAGAGCGGTCGTAAATATATGAAAGTATATAAACAGATGAAAATGTATAATGACCCGGCTTTAAATCCGGTGTTATATGCGACAGAAAAAAAATAA
- a CDS encoding lipopolysaccharide biosynthesis protein, which produces MSGMKSLAKDTAIYGLSSILGRFLNWCFVFLYINVLKTTAEYGIVTNLYAYMALLLIILTYGLETGFFRFANDKKENDPQKVYTTGLISLAVSSSLFFVLVLLFLRPVSAALGYPEHTDYVWMMALIIAMDSFTALPFAYLRYQKRPIRFAYVKLISIFLNIVLNLFFILLCPWLYKIHPEWISWFFDPDFLVGYILVANVISSAAIFLILIPEIFGIRYRFDADIWRRMLRYSFPLLILGIAGIMNQTFDKMFYPVLASDRSDAMSELGIYGAVYKISIVMLMFTQAFRFAYEPFIFAKNKEKGEDNKQAYSDAMKYFIIFGLFIFLAVMFYLDLVKFFMPAKYRVGLGVVPIIMLAQLFFGIFFNISLWYKLTDKTHWGAWFSIFGFVITMAINIIFVPRFGYMACAWAAFICYLSMMITSYIIGQYYYPIRYDLKSAVTYTLLAAVLYIIAYFTDIDNLVLRLSFRTVLLLIFVAYIVKKDMPLREIPVINRCMKK; this is translated from the coding sequence ATGTCGGGAATGAAAAGTCTGGCCAAGGATACGGCCATTTACGGATTAAGTAGTATTCTGGGGCGTTTCCTCAATTGGTGTTTTGTCTTTCTGTATATCAATGTACTGAAAACGACTGCCGAATACGGTATTGTTACCAACCTGTACGCCTATATGGCTTTGCTGCTCATAATTCTTACCTATGGTCTCGAAACGGGCTTTTTTCGTTTTGCAAACGATAAAAAAGAAAATGATCCTCAAAAAGTATATACTACAGGTCTTATTTCGTTAGCCGTATCTTCTTCTTTATTTTTTGTATTGGTTTTGTTGTTTCTTCGTCCGGTATCTGCGGCTTTAGGATATCCCGAGCATACCGATTATGTCTGGATGATGGCTCTTATCATTGCTATGGATTCGTTTACAGCCCTTCCTTTCGCTTATTTACGTTATCAGAAAAGGCCTATTCGTTTTGCTTATGTAAAACTGATCTCCATTTTTCTGAATATCGTTTTAAATTTATTCTTTATTCTGCTTTGCCCCTGGTTATATAAGATACATCCCGAATGGATTTCTTGGTTTTTTGATCCCGATTTTTTGGTCGGTTATATTCTGGTTGCCAATGTGATCAGTTCCGCTGCAATATTTCTGATCCTTATTCCTGAAATATTCGGAATACGGTATCGCTTCGATGCCGATATATGGCGTCGTATGCTTCGCTACTCCTTTCCGCTACTGATATTGGGAATCGCTGGGATTATGAACCAAACATTCGACAAAATGTTTTATCCGGTATTGGCATCTGACCGTTCCGATGCAATGTCAGAATTAGGTATTTACGGAGCAGTATATAAAATATCTATTGTGATGCTTATGTTTACACAGGCATTCAGGTTTGCTTACGAGCCTTTTATTTTTGCTAAAAATAAAGAAAAGGGTGAAGATAATAAACAGGCGTATTCCGATGCGATGAAGTATTTTATTATTTTCGGATTGTTTATATTTTTGGCAGTGATGTTCTATCTCGATTTGGTGAAGTTTTTTATGCCGGCGAAATATCGTGTGGGTTTGGGTGTCGTCCCTATTATAATGTTGGCTCAGTTATTTTTCGGTATATTCTTTAATATTTCCTTATGGTATAAACTTACCGATAAAACTCATTGGGGAGCATGGTTTTCTATTTTCGGATTTGTGATTACTATGGCGATAAATATTATTTTCGTACCCCGTTTCGGTTATATGGCTTGTGCATGGGCGGCCTTTATTTGTTATCTGAGTATGATGATCACTTCTTATATTATCGGACAATATTATTATCCGATTCGCTATGATCTGAAATCGGCTGTAACTTATACCTTGTTGGCAGCTGTATTATATATTATCGCATATTTTACCGATATCGATAATCTTGTACTTCGTTTATCGTTCCGTACTGTACTGCTTTTAATTTTTGTAGCCTATATCGTAAAAAAAGATATGCCTTTACGAGAAATACCTGTAATTAACCGTTGTATGAAAAAATAA
- the ruvB gene encoding Holliday junction branch migration DNA helicase RuvB, with the protein MEEDFNIREQHISDIEKEFEKALRPLAFEDFSGQEKIIENLKVFVMAARMRGESLDHVLLHGPPGLGKTTLSNIVANELGVGFKITSGPVLDKPGDLAGILTSLEPNDVLFIDEIHRLSPVVEEYLYSAMEDYRIDIMIDKGPSARSIQLDLNPFTLIGATTRSGLLTSPLRARFGINCHLEYYDHQILSRIIRRSASIMQVPCNTEAADEIAMRSRGTPRIANALLRRVRDFAQVKGTGEIDLEIARFSLEALNIDRYGLDEIDNKILTTIIDKFKGGPVGLTTIATALGEDPGTLEEVYEPYLIKEGFIKRTPRGREVTDLAYVHLNRNRFSDQGSLF; encoded by the coding sequence ATGGAAGAAGATTTTAATATAAGGGAACAGCATATTTCAGATATCGAAAAAGAATTCGAGAAAGCTTTGCGTCCGCTTGCGTTTGAAGATTTTAGCGGGCAGGAAAAAATCATCGAAAATCTGAAAGTGTTTGTTATGGCTGCCCGTATGCGTGGCGAATCGCTCGATCATGTGTTGTTGCACGGTCCTCCCGGTTTGGGAAAAACTACACTTTCGAATATCGTTGCGAATGAATTGGGGGTAGGTTTTAAAATTACTTCCGGGCCGGTACTCGATAAACCCGGTGATTTGGCCGGAATACTTACCTCTCTCGAACCGAATGACGTACTTTTTATCGATGAGATACATCGTCTGAGCCCTGTTGTAGAGGAATATCTTTATTCTGCGATGGAAGATTATCGTATCGATATTATGATTGACAAAGGTCCAAGTGCCCGGTCGATACAGCTCGATCTCAATCCGTTTACTCTGATTGGGGCCACCACCCGGAGTGGCTTGCTTACCAGTCCGTTACGTGCTCGGTTTGGAATCAATTGCCATCTCGAATATTACGATCATCAGATATTGTCTCGTATTATTCGTCGATCGGCATCGATTATGCAGGTGCCTTGTAACACTGAAGCCGCTGATGAAATTGCGATGCGCAGTCGTGGGACTCCCCGTATTGCCAATGCTTTGTTGCGCAGAGTACGTGATTTTGCACAGGTGAAAGGAACCGGAGAAATCGATCTCGAAATCGCTCGTTTCTCACTCGAGGCTCTAAATATCGACCGGTACGGACTTGATGAAATTGATAATAAAATACTTACAACGATCATCGATAAATTTAAAGGTGGTCCTGTGGGTCTTACTACTATCGCCACGGCTTTGGGAGAAGATCCTGGAACTCTTGAGGAAGTATACGAACCGTATCTGATTAAAGAAGGATTTATTAAGCGTACTCCAAGAGGTAGAGAAGTGACCGATCTGGCATATGTGCATTTGAATCGTAACCGGTTTTCCGATCAGGGATCGTTGTTTTGA
- the purN gene encoding phosphoribosylglycinamide formyltransferase, with protein MRKKIAVFASGSGTNAENIIRYFRDRESAQVVLVISSRPDAYVVERARKLQVPCHIAGKEAFATPGLVISMLHDAGVDMIVLAGFLLKVPEEIVRAYPDAIVNIHPALLPKFGGKGMYGDRVHNAVIEAGEQISGITIHYVNEHYDEGTAIARFTCPVLKGDTPQSLAARVHELEYRYFPEVIEQVATSGK; from the coding sequence ATGAGAAAGAAAATCGCTGTTTTTGCTTCGGGTTCGGGAACGAATGCCGAGAATATTATTCGTTATTTCAGAGATAGGGAATCAGCTCAGGTCGTTTTGGTTATTTCCAGTCGTCCCGATGCCTATGTGGTAGAAAGGGCTCGCAAATTGCAGGTTCCTTGCCATATTGCCGGTAAAGAGGCTTTTGCTACACCTGGCTTGGTGATTTCAATGCTTCATGACGCGGGTGTAGATATGATTGTTTTAGCCGGATTTTTGCTGAAGGTTCCTGAAGAGATTGTACGGGCTTATCCCGATGCGATCGTGAATATACATCCGGCACTTTTACCCAAATTCGGGGGAAAGGGCATGTATGGCGATCGGGTACACAATGCTGTAATAGAAGCCGGAGAACAAATATCGGGTATAACGATTCATTATGTAAATGAGCATTATGACGAGGGGACGGCTATTGCTCGCTTTACTTGTCCTGTTTTGAAAGGCGATACACCGCAGTCGCTTGCTGCTCGTGTGCATGAATTGGAATATCGGTATTTTCCTGAAGTAATAGAACAGGTGGCGACTTCGGGGAAATAG
- the fabF gene encoding beta-ketoacyl-ACP synthase II, whose protein sequence is MELKRVVVTGLGAITPVGNDVNSTWDSLINGVSGAGPITLFDASLFKTQFACEVKNFDPSLYFDRKEARKFDRYAQLAIASAKEGVANSGLDLEKVNKDRVGVIFAAGIGGIKTFEEEVSAYFNNVEKGPKFNPFFIPKMIADIAAGHIAMMYGFHGPNYATVSACASSTNALIDSFNNIRLGKADVIVSGGAEAAITVAGLGGFNSMHAVSTRNDDPKGASRPFSASRDGFVMGEGAVCLVLEELEHALARGAKIYAEIVGGGMSADAYHITASHPEGLGAKLVMQNALDDAEMKPEEIDYINVHGTSTPVGDISEVKAIKSVFGDHAYDLNISSTKSMTGHLLGAAGALEAMVCVKAVENDIVPPTINFHEGDEDPEIDYKLNFTFNKAQKRTVNAALSNTFGFGGHNASLIVKKFVK, encoded by the coding sequence ATGGAATTAAAAAGAGTTGTGGTAACAGGTCTGGGAGCAATCACCCCAGTTGGCAACGATGTGAACAGTACATGGGACTCGTTGATCAATGGAGTAAGTGGTGCCGGACCTATTACTCTTTTTGACGCTTCACTGTTTAAAACACAGTTTGCGTGTGAAGTAAAAAATTTCGACCCGAGTCTTTATTTCGATCGGAAAGAAGCCCGTAAATTCGACCGTTACGCACAATTAGCCATTGCATCGGCCAAAGAAGGCGTAGCCAATTCGGGACTCGATCTTGAAAAAGTAAATAAAGATCGTGTAGGAGTTATTTTTGCCGCAGGAATCGGAGGCATCAAAACGTTTGAAGAAGAAGTCAGTGCATATTTTAATAATGTAGAGAAAGGACCCAAATTCAACCCATTTTTCATCCCCAAAATGATCGCTGATATCGCAGCAGGTCATATTGCCATGATGTACGGTTTTCATGGACCTAATTACGCTACCGTATCGGCCTGTGCCTCTTCTACCAATGCACTCATCGACTCGTTCAACAACATTCGTTTAGGTAAAGCCGATGTTATTGTATCGGGTGGAGCCGAAGCAGCCATTACAGTTGCCGGTCTCGGCGGATTTAATTCGATGCATGCCGTTTCGACAAGAAACGACGATCCGAAAGGAGCTTCACGTCCTTTCAGCGCAAGCCGCGACGGTTTTGTTATGGGAGAAGGTGCAGTATGCCTTGTTTTGGAAGAATTAGAGCATGCACTCGCTCGAGGTGCAAAAATATATGCTGAAATTGTAGGAGGCGGAATGTCGGCCGACGCATATCATATCACAGCATCACATCCCGAAGGACTCGGTGCTAAATTGGTAATGCAAAATGCTTTGGATGATGCCGAAATGAAACCGGAAGAAATCGACTATATCAATGTACACGGTACATCCACTCCGGTAGGTGATATTTCGGAAGTAAAAGCTATTAAGTCGGTATTCGGCGACCATGCCTACGATCTGAATATCAGTTCTACAAAGTCGATGACCGGTCACTTATTAGGCGCAGCAGGTGCTCTCGAAGCCATGGTATGCGTAAAAGCGGTTGAAAACGATATCGTACCTCCAACGATCAATTTCCATGAAGGTGATGAAGATCCAGAAATCGATTACAAACTGAATTTTACATTTAATAAAGCTCAAAAAAGGACTGTCAATGCGGCTCTTTCGAATACGTTCGGATTCGGAGGTCACAATGCCAGCCTGATCGTAAAAAAATTTGTGAAATAA